From a region of the Eulemur rufifrons isolate Redbay chromosome 7, OSU_ERuf_1, whole genome shotgun sequence genome:
- the LOC138385880 gene encoding LOW QUALITY PROTEIN: zinc finger protein 678-like (The sequence of the model RefSeq protein was modified relative to this genomic sequence to represent the inferred CDS: substituted 1 base at 1 genomic stop codon) — translation MLPPPRSMLRKIHTGAKLYKCEECGKAFNWHSKLTTHKRIHTGEKPYKCEECGRAFTWSSSLNEHKRIHTGEKPYKCEECGKAFTQGSNLNKHKRIHTVEKPYKCEECGKAFTQSSFLTLHQRIYSGKKPYKCEQCGKVFSWCTDLTLHKRIHTGEKLYKCEQCSKAFTRCSHLTEHKRIHTGEKPYKCEECGKAFTRCSHLTEHKRIHTGEKPYKCEECSKAFSXCTGLTLHKRINTGEKPYKCEECGRAFTRSSSLNEHKRIHTGEKPFKCEDCGKAFTHCSHLTLHKRIHTGEKPYKCEECGKAFTQCSHLTLHKRIHTGEKPYKCEECGKVFTQCTDLILHKRIHAGGKPCKCKEQCGKTFTRNTYLTLHKRIHTGEKTYKCEECGKAFYNCLHLTQHQRNHTR, via the exons ATGCTGCCCCCGCCCCGCTCCATGTTGAG gaaaattcatacaggagCGAAActctacaagtgtgaagaatgtggaaaagcctttaactggcactcaaaacttactacacataagagaattcatacaggagagaaaccctacaagtgtgaagaatgtggcagagCCTTTACCTGGAGCTCAAGTCTtaatgaacataaaagaattcatacaggagagaaaccttacaaatgtgaagaatgtggcaaagcctttacccaagGCTCAAAtcttaataaacataaaagaattcatacagtagagaaaccctacaagtgtgaagaatgtggcaaagcctttacacAGTCCTCATTCCTTACTCTACATCAAAGAATTTATAGTggaaagaaaccatacaaatgtgaacaatgtggcaaagtctttagctggtgcacagacctcactctacataaaagaattcatacaggagagaaactctacaaatgtgaacaatgtagcaaagcctttacccggtgctcacatcttactgaacataaaagaattcatacaggagagaaaccatacaaatgtgaagaatgtggcaaagcctttaccaggtgctcacatcttactgaacataaaagaattcatacaggagagaaaccatacaaatgtgaagaatgtagcaaAGCCTTTAGCTAGTGCACAGGcctcactctacataaaagaattaatacaggagagaaaccctacaagtgtgaagaatgtggcagagCCTTTACCCGGAGCTCAAGTCTtaatgaacataaaagaattcatacaggagagaaaccattcaaatgtgaagattgtggcaaagcctttacccattgctcacaccttactctacataaaagaattcatacaggagagaaaccatacaaatgtgaagaatgtggcaaagcctttacccagtgctcacatcttactctacataaaagaattcatacaggagagaaaccatacaaatgtgaagaatgtggcaaagtctttaccCAGTGCACAGACCTcattctacataaaagaattcatgcAGGAGGGAAACCATGCAAATGTAAAGAAC aatgtggcaaaacctttaCCCGGAACAcataccttactctacataaaagaattcatactggagagaaaacctacaaatgtgaagagtgTGGCAAAGCCTTTTATAACTGCTTacatcttactcaacatcaaagaaatcatactagataa